The following proteins are encoded in a genomic region of Streptococcus gwangjuense:
- the gap gene encoding type I glyceraldehyde-3-phosphate dehydrogenase, whose amino-acid sequence MVVKVGINGFGRIGRLAFRRIQNVEGVEVTRINDLTDPVMLAHLLKYDTTQGRFDGTVEVKEGGFEVNGKFVKVSAERDPEQIDWATDGVEIVLEATGFFAKKEAAEKHLKGGAKKVVITAPGGNDVKTVVFNTNHDVLDGTETVISGASCTTNCLAPMAKALQDNFGVVEGLMTTIHAYTGDQMILDGPHRGGDLRRARAGAANIVPNSTGAAKAIGLVIPELNGKLDGSAQRVPTPTGSVTELVAVLEKNVTVDEVNAAMKAASNESYGYTEDPIVSSDIVGMSYGSLFDATQTKVLDVDGKQLVKVVSWYDNEMSYTAQLVRTLEYFAKIAK is encoded by the coding sequence ATGGTAGTTAAAGTTGGTATTAACGGTTTCGGACGTATCGGTCGTCTTGCTTTCCGTCGTATCCAAAACGTAGAAGGTGTTGAAGTTACACGCATCAACGACCTTACAGATCCAGTTATGCTTGCACACTTGTTGAAATACGACACAACTCAAGGTCGTTTCGACGGTACTGTTGAAGTTAAAGAAGGCGGATTCGAAGTTAACGGTAAATTCGTTAAAGTTTCTGCTGAACGTGATCCAGAGCAAATCGACTGGGCTACTGACGGTGTAGAAATCGTTCTTGAAGCTACTGGTTTCTTTGCTAAGAAAGAAGCAGCTGAAAAACACCTTAAAGGTGGAGCTAAAAAAGTTGTTATCACTGCTCCTGGTGGAAACGACGTTAAAACAGTTGTATTCAACACTAACCACGACGTTCTTGACGGTACTGAAACTGTTATCTCAGGTGCTTCATGTACTACAAACTGCTTGGCTCCTATGGCTAAAGCTCTTCAAGACAACTTTGGTGTTGTTGAAGGATTGATGACTACTATCCACGCTTACACTGGTGACCAAATGATCCTTGACGGACCACACCGTGGTGGTGACCTTCGCCGTGCTCGCGCTGGTGCTGCAAACATCGTTCCTAACTCAACTGGTGCTGCTAAAGCTATCGGTCTTGTAATCCCAGAATTGAACGGTAAACTTGACGGATCTGCACAACGCGTTCCAACTCCAACTGGATCAGTTACTGAATTGGTAGCAGTTCTTGAAAAGAACGTTACTGTTGATGAAGTGAACGCAGCTATGAAAGCAGCTTCAAACGAATCATACGGTTACACAGAAGATCCAATCGTATCTTCAGATATCGTAGGTATGTCTTACGGTTCATTGTTTGACGCAACTCAAACTAAAGTTCTTGACGTTGACGGTAAACAATTGGTTAAAGTTGTATCATGGTACGACAACGAAATGTCATACACTGCACAACTTGTTCGTACTCTTGAATACTTCGCAAAAATCGCTAAATAA
- a CDS encoding ABC transporter permease gives MVKSLKKSQNKGLSLKNKFKLSLNNFMERKWRNLLIALATSIGFVGVLISFGLGNALISMIDENTNGGQIPSQVQIALNTKNVGRGFLNQDDKNYITDTVGKEAIKYLESPFGMTMSNITIDGQEMDLSQTMPSYAQVVSLYEDTSISVSSNETDKVLAGSLYTDTNEQGLTIPISLLKNWNEQTGNNLTATDLIGKPVSASIVENAAEASKTAQFQTKIVRVINDEDDMEDSNSFMPSNQMETILKEAGFTKAVSYFILELKDPSQTKVVTEELQKNKKYTVLSQQKVLDIVITFIRVIQGLLIVLSSQAIVVAAVMIGIIIYINIMQRSKEIGVMKAVGYQNRDVKGIFIYEAIWIVGIALLLAFLVAQGVGSLANAIVSHFYPSITKVFELNLLSVLGTLVFALLLGYVSAYFPARKISKMDPVESLRYE, from the coding sequence ATGGTGAAGTCGTTGAAGAAGTCACAAAATAAAGGATTATCATTGAAAAATAAATTCAAACTTTCTTTAAATAACTTTATGGAAAGAAAGTGGCGTAACCTATTGATTGCGCTAGCAACCTCAATCGGTTTTGTAGGAGTCTTAATTTCTTTCGGCTTGGGAAATGCATTGATTTCGATGATTGATGAAAATACGAATGGAGGTCAAATCCCTTCTCAAGTTCAGATTGCTTTAAACACAAAAAATGTTGGACGAGGCTTTTTGAACCAAGATGATAAGAACTATATCACGGATACAGTTGGGAAAGAAGCTATTAAATATTTGGAGAGTCCTTTTGGGATGACCATGTCAAATATTACTATAGATGGGCAAGAAATGGATCTGAGTCAAACGATGCCTTCTTATGCTCAAGTAGTGAGTCTCTATGAGGATACAAGTATCTCTGTTAGTAGTAATGAGACGGACAAAGTGTTGGCTGGATCCCTCTATACTGATACAAATGAACAGGGATTAACGATTCCAATCAGCTTACTAAAAAATTGGAATGAACAGACAGGAAACAATCTGACAGCTACTGATCTTATTGGCAAACCAGTCTCAGCCAGCATTGTTGAAAATGCTGCCGAAGCTAGCAAAACTGCTCAATTTCAAACGAAGATTGTACGTGTAATCAATGATGAAGATGATATGGAGGACAGCAACAGTTTCATGCCGTCTAATCAAATGGAAACGATTTTGAAAGAAGCTGGATTTACAAAAGCTGTATCTTATTTTATCTTGGAACTAAAAGATCCGTCACAGACAAAAGTGGTAACAGAAGAACTACAGAAAAATAAGAAGTATACTGTGCTTTCTCAACAGAAGGTTCTTGATATTGTGATTACCTTTATTCGTGTCATTCAGGGATTATTGATTGTACTTTCATCACAAGCTATTGTGGTAGCGGCGGTCATGATTGGTATTATTATTTACATCAATATTATGCAACGTTCTAAGGAAATAGGTGTCATGAAGGCAGTTGGTTATCAGAATCGTGATGTCAAAGGGATTTTTATTTACGAGGCTATCTGGATTGTAGGAATCGCCTTGCTACTAGCCTTTTTGGTAGCACAAGGGGTGGGAAGTTTGGCGAATGCGATTGTAAGTCACTTTTACCCATCCATCACTAAGGTTTTTGAATTAAATTTGTTATCTGTTTTAGGAACTCTAGTTTTCGCTCTGTTACTTGGTTATGTCTCAGCCTACTTTCCAGCGCGTAAAATTAGTAAAATGGACCCTGTAGAATCGCTACGATATGAATAG
- a CDS encoding helix-turn-helix domain-containing protein: MKELGEKVRIFREVKGLSRPIFCGDESKLSVRQLVRIEKGEFRPTIKTLEYIADRLEIPSYVLMPDYKELPKRYQELKYFLLHHPDYGNKELQEQKEEYFDEIFECFYDDLPGDEKMIVDCLQAIDEVRATSNSLYGSGVIEDGLQDLLSRDVYKAEDLLKLRLYFNCQLMDGLNVGEIKESEHKTILCFHDKLSSQVDKIEFDCLNLLRDSLLASLTCIEIMGLFHYFKRAVETLNKIGQKTRDFQKQPIVLMVEWKYYIHTDYDTAKQKYEEAKMMARMFGNEKLIVSLDNEWAEDLERYH; the protein is encoded by the coding sequence ATGAAAGAGCTAGGGGAAAAGGTAAGGATTTTTAGAGAGGTGAAAGGACTTAGTCGTCCAATTTTTTGCGGGGATGAGTCTAAATTATCAGTCCGTCAGCTGGTGCGGATCGAAAAAGGAGAATTTCGCCCGACGATAAAAACACTAGAGTATATTGCAGATCGATTAGAAATTCCGTCCTATGTCTTGATGCCAGACTATAAGGAATTACCCAAGCGTTACCAAGAATTAAAGTACTTTCTTTTACATCACCCTGACTATGGAAACAAGGAGTTGCAGGAGCAGAAGGAAGAATATTTTGATGAGATTTTTGAATGTTTTTATGATGATTTGCCAGGTGATGAGAAGATGATAGTGGATTGTCTTCAAGCCATAGATGAGGTGAGGGCGACTAGTAATTCCTTATACGGAAGCGGTGTGATTGAGGACGGTCTTCAAGACTTACTATCCAGAGATGTATATAAAGCCGAGGACTTGTTGAAATTGAGATTGTATTTCAACTGTCAGTTAATGGATGGTTTAAATGTGGGTGAGATAAAAGAATCTGAGCATAAAACCATTCTTTGTTTTCATGACAAATTAAGTTCTCAGGTTGATAAGATAGAGTTCGATTGTTTGAACTTGCTTAGAGATTCCTTGTTAGCTTCTTTAACTTGTATAGAAATTATGGGGCTGTTTCATTATTTTAAGAGAGCGGTTGAGACCTTAAATAAAATAGGGCAGAAAACACGAGATTTCCAAAAGCAACCGATTGTCTTGATGGTGGAGTGGAAATATTATATTCATACCGACTATGATACAGCAAAACAAAAGTATGAAGAAGCAAAAATGATGGCGAGGATGTTTGGTAATGAGAAGTTAATCGTTAGTTTAGATAATGAATGGGCCGAGGATCTAGAAAGATATCATTAA
- a CDS encoding ABC transporter ATP-binding protein — MSILSIKNISKFYALDGKHQEQALKNINLQIAKGKITAIYGPSGCGKTSLLNIISGLDRQYEGVLEFKGESLRDLSDIELTQFRKDKIGFVFQNFNLIPHQSVLDNVKLPLYVKDLSDREMTMIAKEQLSNLGMEPFIAKNVKQLSGGQKQRVAIARALVNQPDMIVADEPTGSLDSQSQEMVLEVFKNLAQTGKTVLIVTHNPEVAEYADVIIKMKDGEVVEEVTK, encoded by the coding sequence ATGTCCATTTTATCAATTAAAAATATTTCAAAGTTTTACGCCTTGGACGGTAAACATCAAGAGCAGGCTTTAAAGAATATTAACCTGCAGATTGCAAAAGGAAAAATTACAGCGATTTACGGGCCGTCAGGCTGTGGCAAAACTAGTTTGCTAAACATTATCAGTGGTCTAGATAGACAATATGAAGGAGTTTTAGAATTTAAAGGGGAATCCCTCCGTGACTTATCAGATATTGAACTAACTCAATTTCGTAAAGATAAGATTGGATTTGTGTTTCAAAACTTTAATCTCATTCCTCATCAATCTGTCTTGGACAATGTCAAGCTACCTCTCTATGTCAAAGATTTATCTGATAGGGAGATGACAATGATTGCAAAGGAGCAATTAAGTAACTTGGGCATGGAGCCTTTTATTGCTAAAAATGTTAAACAGCTTTCTGGTGGGCAAAAGCAACGCGTAGCAATCGCGCGTGCACTGGTAAATCAGCCAGATATGATTGTAGCAGATGAGCCAACGGGTTCGCTGGATTCTCAATCCCAAGAAATGGTATTGGAAGTATTTAAAAATTTAGCCCAAACAGGGAAAACAGTACTGATTGTAACCCATAATCCAGAGGTTGCCGAATATGCAGATGTGATTATCAAAATGAAGGATGGTGAAGTCGTTGAAGAAGTCACAAAATAA